GCATCCATGGCTGAAAGATAAGGCTGGATCACGACGGGCCGCCCGGATACCACAACTACCACACATTTGACAGATGCACATACATTGTTGATAGTAGTTGGACCAGGTTCAGGTATTGTGAGATTAAGACTGTCTCCATTTGTTTCTGCATATGGTGGCTCACCAACTACAACTATGGCATAGGAGAATTTGTTGGACTTGACAAAGTTTGCATCTGGGTTTTCATTGTAGATAACTTGGGTTGTTTTATCAACTGTGTTTTTCACAGCATTTAGGATTGTTGTGCCTGATAATTTGAGATGGAATTTCATTAGAAACATTGTCATCTTTAATAAAGCAGAAAACTTTGTTGTTTCTATGCATAATTGGTATATTATAGGACATAGATGTGAAAGGTAGTGAAATTGAATGAAAATTGCTATCAGAATTTTAGGGCAAAATGCAAAAATGGCCTTTGTGGTTCTCAAAATGGTGACTTTAAGTACCCGTTTAGTTCGACTTATGTTGTTTTACTCCAAATAGTAGATATAGGAGTGTCGGGTGGGTCAGAATTGAGAAACATCTGCTTTTTACTTTGAAAGGAAACTTTGCTAACATCTGCCTATAGCGGTACTGATATTATGTCTCTAAACTTCATTTCGTGACATAAAAATCTTTGAATTGTACATTACTGTAAGATTAATGTCGAAATCAACAAAAATCCGTCAAAAAAAAGTTAGTGAAATGATGATGTGGACAAGTGTGACTACATCATTGACTACTTCATTATCCATGTCACCATAAATTATCAAATACCTATTTCCAAATCATCATTTCACAATTTGTTTAACGGATTTTCTTTGATTTAGACTTTAACGTTACTACACTGTAAAGTTCAAGAACTTTTATGTCGGAAAATGAAGTTTAGGAGCTATATTATTAGTGATGCTATAGTTCAAAGGTCATGGATGTATTCACCCTTTGATTTGGTGACTTAAAGGCGCAAAACTGCCAAATCGAAGTAGGGGAACTTAAAGTCAACATTTTGACAGTTTACTTTTGCGAGCCTATTTGGTTCTACTTTTGTTGTTTACTGTTTTTTGTTATTGCTTGCTGATAAATGATAGGTATTAGCTAATTTTCCTTCCGAATGAGCTAAATCGAGCTATAAAAAAGGAGAACCAAATGGACACGTGATATTGGAAACATACCAGAAGTGAGGTCATTGCCGTTAAGTCCTTGCCATGTAATAGTCCAGCCACCACATTGATTGCCCAAATTGTCAGCATGGCTTCCAGCAACTAATATCTTTGGTGCTTTCTTGGGAAGAGGCAACAATGGTTTATTAGCATATTTCCCATTCTTTAGGAGGACAAGAGATTTCCTCACAGCTTCTCTCGCTAATTCTCTATGTTCCTGCTCAACACATAACAATAACATATTAACATCTGAAAGATTGGATTGGACCCCTAAACTTGACTTTTAGATCAATTTGGCCCAAATTGACCTTAAATGGGAAGAAAGTTTAAGCCTTTAAGAGGAAGAAGGTTGAATGAGCAAACCTGACTGCCAAGATGGTTGACCAAACTGAGATCAGCAAGTGGGTTTTCAAAAAGACCCATTGTAAATTTAACCCttaagattctttttacagcatcATCAATCCTGCTCATTGGAATAACTTTGTTCTTCACTTGATAAGTTAAATCATCAATGAACTCTGTGAACTTATAGGGCACCATAACCTACAATGCAAAATCAAGATGCTAATTAAATAATCTGATTAATCTGAACCTTTTGCAGATATCTCATTACCTCCCTAAACGAGCTTAAACTGAACTATTGactcctgaacttgcttaaagtgatacgCGCTTCAACTTACCCAAATCTCCACTTACTCTGCCACGTAGATCTTAGAGGGCTAAGCATGCCAATTTAAGCAACTTCAAAAGACTAATTGACGGTTTTCAAAGTTTAAGGAGTCAATCTACTTTACTAACCATGTCAATTCCAGCACCAACTCCAGCTTCAACAGAGTATGAGTAATTAGCATGTGGAGGAGAAGTAATCCTGTCAATCCCCTCCCAATCTGATATTACAAATCCCTGAAAATGTGCACATTGAAAAATGAATTTAGTTCACTTGACATAGAGAAAAACATAGAATATGATTGAAAATAAAATGTGTTTACCCTGAATTTCAACTTGTTCTTGAGGAATCCTGTGACAAGATCCTGATTAGCATGCATTTTCTTTCCATTCCAGCTGGAGTAAGAAACCATGACTGTTGCAACTCCCTTGCTAATGGCATTAAAGTAAGCTGGCATGTGGATGCTGAACAATCCATTCCAATCTATCACTGTGTTGTTTTCATTTATGCCCCTAGTTGTGCCACCATCTCCTACATAGTGCTTGGCACATGCTGCAACCTTGGTACTACagatgaaaaaagaaaagaatactCAATTGATTAGGGAAATAGATAATAAAGGTGTCAATTGTGTAAGTAGTCCATGTTCGTGTCGTGTAAGTTTTCGAGTTAGTGTTAAATGAGTCAATTTGTATGAGTGGATCGTGTTTGTGTCATGTTAGTTTCGAATTAGTCTGACACATTTGTGTAAGTGGGTCATGTTCGTATAGTATCAGTTATCGAATTAGtgtcaaatgagttaatctgaACCTAATCCAAAAAATTATATCATAATCATGTCAACCCAATCGGATTTATATAGTGTTTGCTGTTCACATATAATTTTACTATCTTTGCTAATGGtgacattaataatatatatttatattatttttggatGTTAACCTAACCATCCAAAAGTTTGACTAACTCTATTTGACAACCCTAATAGCCCAGTAATATCATATTGGGTTCGTGTAaacatttttatcatttttaagttAGCATGTCAAGTCTAAACCAACTCAAAAATTTGGGTGCCAACCCAAAAATGACTTATTACATGTTTAATAAAATACTAACCCGTTAAATTTGTATCGTGTTGTCGGGTCTGTATATTTAATATACTAATAATCATCACCTCTAATTGATAATAAGAATTTGGCAAAACGCACTTTTAAGCCTTTAATTTTTAAGTGTTTGTGCTATTGAGCTCCTCAAATTCACCCTTGTTTCATTTAATTCCTCAACTCTGTTCTTGAAAGTTATTAAGCCTTTTCACAATTAATGCATTTGAACCATAAAGTTGACATgggtaaaaggaaaaaaaaaaagaaacttgGTTTCAATCAGTTTTGTTTTTACTACAAAAGTTCAGGGCTGCAATAGAAGAAAATAATGAAATGGAGGGGCTTAAAGGAAAGACGCATATAGCAGatggtttatattttttaaatgaaaatatATTGGAAATGTGGGACCCATTGACCATGCAGCATGATTTACTCCAACCAAGCAGCCACGTCACGTGATGCACCATAGTCACAAAAGAATTTATTAAATCATGAAACAATTTATTGTCCGATCAAAAGCAAATTGCATAGAAAATCATGAAACAATATTCTTAATCTTAAACCAGATTATGAGAAAATACgtttaaatcaaaatattaaaaaataataatttataaataattatacgataattttcaaaaatgaatataataaaataataaaatacgtTTTTGTTCATCATCATTTAGGCACCCTAAGCGGTATTAAAATGGCGTTCGTGATCAAAAAACATGTTCAGATATTAATCAAAGAAATTGGGgtgcattttttatttcaaagacTTAAACGGTCCTGACGGTCTGGTTTTTCAAGGGTGGGGATAGTGTAGACATGAGGTAGTGAAATTATGAGTGAGACGTGAGAAGCCTAGATAATTCGAAGACTAATGGCACTAATGTATGGTCTTTATTCAGCATACATATAGATGTGATGGCCCATAATAATTTCTTCCACGTGACTGAGTTTACAATTACATCATTCATGACTCGTTAGCAACAAATTGACAATTCCCAAAATATGCTAACAAGATAACGCAACAACCGCTCTTCTTCAGCAGAGAAAACAGGACCATGAGAAACTGCACAATTTGTGcttctttttttgtttgttcCATCATGTGGGCCCTACTTATCTATAACACCACCTAGGAGTCGGGATGGACTGAGAATACTTTCCCGTCTCTAAAtagagttcttatattaagcaccgaGTCTTCCATGTCATTCAGAGGATTTCCAATTcatatttggacacgtgtattgtgaccccacgtaataattaaaatagtgaaacctcttataatatgtgtgggTCCATATTATCcttgtcaaaatatgtataggaggtcctccatttgatatggagaaccgggtgcttctaataatttgccccCTAAATGTTTCGGAAAGTCTTCGTTCCTAGTTTCATATATGAATCGGAGAAAAATCTCgtgaaaattttgttttttatttttaaaatactaattaataaataaatttatgtaaataaaagaaaaaatcaataaaagataattataataatttaatattttaattaaatacaaataaaatgtattaactttttaaaaattaatgtataaattttattaattataaacattaatttaatatttaaaaaatggtGCTCAtattcaccattggattaattttatgctccatcatccaatggtgaaaacacaccaagtaacggtactttgtaaaaaacaaagtaaccatagcggacaccttaaaaaatacatatataattttattaataattttgggATCCCCATCCCATtctcaatttcagaaataaaaaaaaatccccaACACGGTTCTATGGGGAATATTTTCGGTAATTCCCCATCCCCATTGAGACGGATACACAATAAAGACAACCCTAAATATCCAATTAACCTCACACTACATGAAGTCATAACTCTAAAATAAGTAAAATATGATGCAATAAAAGAAATTTGTACAGAAGGCAATTAAATAGGGTAAATTTTATAGGTGGCAGGCACTCTAAATTAGGTCATTTTCACACTTTAGTACATTAATTTggtaccaaaaataaaaaatgatccAACATTGCAtgtgtaacaaaaaaaaaagataatactTTAAATGAGACCCAACTTTTGATCAGCACATCTACATATTGAACCACCTCTTAATCTATTTTTTGGTTTCACACAAGCCCAATTAGCTTTCAGTCTTCTAATCAGCATTAAACTAAAAGGGGAAAAAGTTTAAGGATTGTAATATAGGCATTCAATTTAATTAAATGCTGATTAGGAATAGGATTATGGGATAAAGTGGAACTCTAAAAATAAGTCATAGAGGTGGTCAAACATTTAAACTCAAATAAAGGTACTGAAGTATCAAAACTGCCAAAAGTTGGAGGGTCACcaatgaaatttaccccaataACATATGAACTGGGATTTTGGTGAAAAGAACTTACTTTATGGGAGCAACAAAGGGAACACCCTTTCTAGAATTGGCTGGGAGATCTCCTTGTAAACCAGGAATAATCTCAGTCATTGCTTGAACTATTTTATGATCTTCACTGTAACTTTCATAGCATCTACCCCATCTTGGATCCCTGCATACCTGtatacaagaaaaaaaaacaaaaccatatTACCGTTTATTTCCATTTTTCAGAACTGCCTTTTGCCTTTCAATACTAAATAGGAGATAGaaagtttttggtaaaattctgAAATAGCTGCTTTTTGCAGAAAAAATAACTAATATCTGCTGACTACCTGCACACTTCATATCTACAATTTGGATTAAAATAGCAAAACAAAGCCTAATGCATTCTGAGCCCCTCTACTTGTCTAAAAAAGTCAACTACCTCCTATGCTttgaaaatgttttatttatccCCTTAACTTCACGTGGCAGAACAAGGAGAgattttggacaagttgaagtgcagatcactttaagcaagttcagaatACCAACAAATGGATTACTGTAAACAAATTTAAGCGGCCAATAGGTTACTTTAAGAAAGTTCAATGAGTCGATAGGTCAATTTAAACAACCTAAGGGGGTAAAACAGGGCATTTCCGAACCACATGGAGCAACGGGGATGGTAGGGATCTATTAGGCctaaaaaaatgtacaaaaaggAGAACCAAACGGTCACTTAAAGCACTTACTGCAATACAAGGAGCAAATGCATAAGGGATTCCAGTAGCTCTAACTTCAAGAGCAGTAGCTTCTCCAATCCTTTTGACAAGCTGAGGATCCCTGATAGTTTTCAAAACTGATTATTATAGCTATCCATCTGAGTATTCATGACTAAATTAAT
The window above is part of the Euphorbia lathyris chromosome 3, ddEupLath1.1, whole genome shotgun sequence genome. Proteins encoded here:
- the LOC136222043 gene encoding uncharacterized protein, with product MGRLSIPIWGFLLLCCLVAAGAAPGESNYVKYKDPKKPLGARIRDLMSRMTLEEKIGQMVQVERSVATPDAMKDYFIGSVLSGGGSVPAPQASAETWVNTVNTIQKGSLSTRLGIPMIYGIDAVHGHNNVYKATIFPHNVGLGCTRDPQLVKRIGEATALEVRATGIPYAFAPCIAVCRDPRWGRCYESYSEDHKIVQAMTEIIPGLQGDLPANSRKGVPFVAPINTKVAACAKHYVGDGGTTRGINENNTVIDWNGLFSIHMPAYFNAISKGVATVMVSYSSWNGKKMHANQDLVTGFLKNKLKFRGFVISDWEGIDRITSPPHANYSYSVEAGVGAGIDMVMVPYKFTEFIDDLTYQVKNKVIPMSRIDDAVKRILRVKFTMGLFENPLADLSLVNHLGSQEHRELAREAVRKSLVLLKNGKYANKPLLPLPKKAPKILVAGSHADNLGNQCGGWTITWQGLNGNDLTSGTTILNAVKNTVDKTTQVIYNENPDANFVKSNKFSYAIVVVGEPPYAETNGDSLNLTIPEPGPTTINNVCASVKCVVVVVSGRPVVIQPYLSAMDALVAAWLPGTEGQGVADVLFGNYGFTGKLSRTWFKTVDQLPMNVGDKHYDPLFPFGFGLTTKPAKY